The proteins below are encoded in one region of Clostridium fermenticellae:
- a CDS encoding DNA topoisomerase IV subunit A, which translates to MTKKINIPVDKNIVQIPLEEAMPDNYLPYAVDVAKERAIPDVRDGLKPVHRRIIYGAYMLKAFPDRPYYKSARIVGDILGKYHPHGDSSVYDSMVILAQNFTTRMPLIDGHGNWGSQDGDCAAAMRYTEARLTNISMEMIRDIDKDVVDMVDNYSGSEKEPEVLPSRYPNILVNGSFGIAVGLATNIPPHNLNEVIDACVAIIDKPDIDTCGLMNYVKGPDLPTGGILIGKNSLLSAYESGEGKVTLRAKTNIQRLDNGRLGIVITEFPYRRSKAKLLQTISDMTADKKHSKVLEVISDIRDESDRTGIRAVIEFKKSVDMGTADKVLKYLFKKTDLQCNISFNMVALADGKPQTMGLKTILRHYVDYQKDVVMRRTTTELNIAKKRFHIVEGFIKAIGIMDEVIITIRSSKSKKDAQKNLIDKFGFTGIQSESILELMLYRLTGLEIKTFEKEYNELCRKINKLQKILSSDRELFKLIKKELLEIKNKYGDSRRTSIIENDSEAKIEVEDIIVDEDIVVTLSNDGFIKRVSLRSYNRSNPSVSDIEYREGDFSKFLIKSNTKHSLIFFTNKGNLYKVRGVNVPEFKWKDKGEKIDNIIKGIDLDQERIIAVYSINDFHDQFQFVFFTNKGGIKKTSLERFDTTYTKIMALKLKNNEELLNVHIFEESKRYIYIKTKNGLNFTIEIPDICEMDRNIMPFQMFNLSNNDEVNFMKFVNECENKSFEIIIDRNGILKSRRDKKLTKNSIKLCTDSSSRILIFTKDGEVYSINARMLQNIEDGIDIKNIFNGLKKDNILNIFSINKFSDEEYIYFFTKYGMIKKTSLCEFNGNYDLSTAYKFKRDDDKLIGVYISNGNNEKVILITQKMMCIEFETNNVNPMGKIASGVTGINLNEDDEVIFVSLLSERDLNRKLLLKLKKSQKITVNISDIRVQNRAGKGKKLFLIDTKDQIISINIV; encoded by the coding sequence GTGACAAAAAAGATAAATATACCAGTTGATAAAAATATAGTTCAAATACCTTTAGAAGAGGCTATGCCTGATAATTATCTTCCATATGCAGTAGATGTTGCAAAGGAAAGAGCTATCCCTGATGTAAGGGATGGTTTAAAACCTGTGCATAGGAGGATAATTTATGGAGCTTATATGCTTAAAGCATTTCCAGATAGACCTTATTATAAATCTGCAAGAATAGTTGGAGATATTTTGGGTAAATATCATCCTCATGGAGATTCATCTGTTTACGATTCAATGGTAATTCTTGCACAGAATTTTACAACAAGAATGCCGCTTATAGATGGACACGGCAATTGGGGAAGCCAGGATGGCGATTGTGCAGCTGCAATGCGTTACACGGAAGCCAGACTTACAAATATTTCAATGGAAATGATAAGGGATATAGATAAAGATGTAGTCGATATGGTTGATAACTATTCTGGATCTGAAAAGGAACCAGAGGTACTTCCGTCGAGATATCCTAATATACTTGTAAATGGATCATTTGGTATAGCAGTTGGACTTGCAACTAATATACCACCACATAATTTAAATGAAGTCATAGATGCATGTGTTGCTATAATTGATAAACCCGATATAGATACTTGTGGATTAATGAATTATGTTAAAGGACCGGATCTTCCTACAGGTGGAATTTTAATAGGGAAAAATTCACTTTTGTCTGCATATGAAAGTGGAGAGGGAAAGGTAACACTAAGGGCTAAAACTAATATACAAAGACTTGATAATGGTAGACTTGGAATAGTAATTACTGAATTCCCATATAGGAGAAGCAAAGCAAAATTACTTCAGACTATTTCTGATATGACAGCTGATAAAAAACATTCTAAAGTATTGGAGGTTATTTCTGATATAAGAGACGAGTCAGATAGAACTGGAATAAGAGCTGTTATAGAGTTTAAGAAGTCTGTAGATATGGGAACTGCTGATAAAGTCCTAAAGTATCTTTTCAAAAAAACTGATCTGCAGTGCAATATCTCATTTAATATGGTTGCGCTCGCGGATGGAAAACCACAGACTATGGGACTTAAAACTATATTAAGACATTATGTAGATTATCAAAAAGATGTTGTAATGAGAAGAACTACGACCGAATTAAATATAGCTAAAAAGAGATTCCATATAGTAGAAGGGTTTATAAAAGCAATTGGTATAATGGATGAGGTTATAATTACAATAAGATCGTCTAAATCTAAAAAAGATGCACAGAAAAATCTTATAGATAAATTTGGATTTACAGGTATACAGTCAGAGTCAATACTAGAACTTATGCTTTATAGACTTACAGGTCTTGAGATAAAAACATTTGAAAAGGAATATAATGAGCTTTGCAGGAAGATAAATAAATTGCAAAAAATATTGAGTAGTGATAGGGAATTATTTAAACTTATAAAAAAAGAACTTTTGGAAATTAAAAATAAATATGGAGATAGCAGAAGAACTTCAATAATTGAAAATGATAGTGAAGCTAAGATTGAAGTGGAGGATATTATAGTTGACGAAGATATTGTGGTAACACTTTCAAATGATGGATTCATAAAAAGAGTTTCATTAAGATCATACAATCGTTCTAATCCTAGTGTTTCCGACATTGAATATAGAGAGGGTGATTTTAGCAAATTTTTAATAAAATCTAATACAAAACATTCTCTAATATTTTTTACTAATAAAGGAAATCTATATAAAGTCAGAGGGGTAAATGTGCCTGAATTTAAATGGAAGGATAAAGGTGAAAAGATAGATAATATAATAAAGGGAATAGATCTTGATCAAGAAAGAATAATAGCCGTATACAGTATCAATGACTTTCATGATCAATTTCAATTTGTTTTTTTCACAAATAAGGGTGGTATAAAAAAGACATCTCTTGAAAGATTTGATACAACATATACTAAAATAATGGCACTAAAATTGAAAAACAATGAAGAACTTTTAAATGTGCATATATTTGAAGAAAGCAAAAGATATATATATATAAAGACTAAAAATGGATTAAATTTTACTATTGAAATACCTGATATATGTGAAATGGATAGAAATATAATGCCATTTCAAATGTTTAATCTATCTAATAATGATGAAGTCAATTTTATGAAATTTGTAAATGAATGTGAAAATAAAAGTTTTGAAATTATAATTGATAGGAATGGAATTCTAAAATCTAGAAGAGATAAAAAGTTAACAAAGAATAGTATTAAACTTTGTACTGATTCATCGAGCAGGATATTAATATTTACAAAAGATGGAGAAGTATATTCTATAAATGCACGCATGCTGCAAAATATTGAGGATGGTATAGACATTAAAAATATATTTAATGGACTAAAGAAAGATAATATTTTAAATATTTTTTCAATAAATAAATTTAGTGATGAAGAATATATTTACTTTTTCACAAAATATGGAATGATAAAGAAAACATCACTGTGTGAATTTAATGGAAATTATGATTTGAGTACAGCTTATAAATTTAAAAGAGATGATGACAAATTAATTGGAGTCTATATATCAAATGGGAATAATGAAAAAGTAATATTAATTACCCAAAAAATGATGTGCATAGAGTTTGAAACAAATAATGTAAATCCTATGGGTAAAATTGCATCAGGAGTTACTGGCATAAATTTAAATGAAGATGATGAAGTTATTTTTGTATCACTTTTAAGTGAGAGAGATTTAAATAGAAAATTATTATTAAAATTAAAAAAAAGTCAAAAAATTACTGTAAATATTAGCGATATTAGAGTTCAAAATAGAGCTGGAAAAGGTAAAAAGCTCTTCTTAATTGATACGAAGGATCAGATTATAAGTATAAATATAGTGTAA
- a CDS encoding MIP/aquaporin family protein: protein MSHYLAEFVGTAMLVFLGDGVCANCTLAKSKGQNSGWIVVTIGWAFAVGVPAFLFQDFSNHFNPALTIAFAVIGKFPAAQVPGYVVAQMLGGVVGATLVWLAYLPHWAETEDKSAKLSIFCTIPAIRNYPANFLTEFLATAVLVFSLATVGTVKVADGMGAIVVVSAIIFILGAALGGPTGYAMNPARDLSPRIAHAIFPISGKGDSDWAYAWIPVFGPIIGGIAGALLFAMIF from the coding sequence ATGTCGCATTATTTGGCAGAATTTGTGGGTACTGCAATGCTTGTATTTTTAGGAGATGGTGTCTGTGCTAACTGTACTCTTGCCAAAAGTAAAGGTCAAAACTCAGGATGGATAGTTGTAACCATTGGTTGGGCTTTTGCAGTTGGAGTTCCTGCATTTTTATTTCAGGATTTTAGCAATCATTTTAATCCTGCATTAACTATAGCATTTGCTGTTATTGGTAAGTTTCCGGCAGCCCAGGTTCCTGGTTATGTTGTAGCTCAAATGCTTGGAGGTGTGGTTGGAGCAACTCTTGTTTGGCTCGCTTATCTTCCTCATTGGGCAGAAACGGAAGATAAATCTGCAAAGCTCAGTATATTTTGTACTATACCGGCAATAAGAAATTATCCAGCTAACTTTTTGACAGAGTTTTTGGCTACAGCTGTTCTTGTATTCAGTCTGGCTACAGTAGGTACAGTCAAAGTAGCTGATGGTATGGGGGCAATTGTGGTTGTAAGTGCAATCATCTTTATTTTAGGTGCTGCACTTGGTGGACCTACAGGATATGCAATGAATCCAGCAAGAGATTTATCACCTAGGATTGCACATGCAATATTTCCTATATCAGGAAAAGGAGATTCAGATTGGGCTTATGCTTGGATTCCGGTTTTTGGACCAATA